The proteins below are encoded in one region of Ereboglobus luteus:
- a CDS encoding glycosyltransferase family 9 protein, whose protein sequence is MTDSGDTPDAKPTGPSGDPRPKTVVLQQYAGIGDLIWHIPYFREIARQSRGGKVSVISQPSSLAREILSVEPWLDEVIYYDHRRRKNDRATKRKHGGLSGMWKMAHELRERHFDRAMLFTHRPNRAIIAWLARIPRRTAYGFGWLQRLFLNEGPYIKPYKGPSLEVYKNATAFAVAHGVCDGPIVPRMTIPNELVEKAREVVARLPRTFYAFSIGTSEPDKQWGLDNFAALATEIARRGQGVLLSGGPNEDAFARAIIEAVPETLRGNIMQLTHAPILESAAALSLARACIGNDTGAVNMAAACGRPAIVVLGARKRIDHDPLVRMLTAPTVADISVADVLAQMEKLESEQTK, encoded by the coding sequence ATGACCGATTCTGGCGACACACCTGATGCAAAACCAACCGGCCCGTCCGGCGATCCGCGGCCCAAAACCGTGGTGCTGCAGCAATATGCGGGCATCGGCGACCTGATCTGGCACATTCCCTATTTTCGCGAAATCGCGCGGCAAAGCCGCGGTGGCAAGGTATCCGTCATCTCCCAGCCATCCTCGCTCGCGCGCGAAATCCTGTCCGTCGAGCCGTGGCTTGACGAGGTGATCTATTATGATCACCGCCGCCGCAAAAACGACCGCGCAACCAAGCGCAAACATGGCGGACTCTCCGGCATGTGGAAAATGGCGCACGAACTTCGCGAGCGGCACTTTGACCGCGCAATGCTTTTCACGCACAGGCCGAATCGAGCCATCATCGCCTGGCTCGCCCGCATTCCGCGCCGCACTGCCTATGGTTTCGGCTGGCTGCAGCGCCTCTTTCTCAACGAAGGCCCATACATCAAGCCCTACAAGGGGCCGTCGCTCGAAGTGTATAAAAACGCCACCGCATTTGCCGTCGCGCATGGCGTGTGCGACGGACCGATCGTGCCGCGCATGACCATCCCCAACGAACTGGTGGAAAAGGCGCGCGAAGTCGTCGCGCGACTGCCGCGGACATTCTACGCATTCTCAATCGGAACATCGGAACCCGACAAACAATGGGGACTGGACAACTTTGCCGCGCTCGCCACTGAGATCGCCAGGCGCGGCCAGGGTGTGCTGCTCTCCGGCGGACCAAATGAGGATGCCTTTGCGCGCGCAATTATCGAAGCCGTGCCGGAAACGCTTCGCGGAAACATCATGCAACTCACGCATGCGCCCATTTTGGAAAGCGCCGCGGCATTGAGTTTGGCGCGCGCATGCATCGGCAACGACACAGGCGCCGTCAACATGGCCGCCGCCTGTGGGCGTCCGGCAATTGTCGTGCTCGGCGCCCGCAAACGGATCGACCACGATCCCTTGGTGCGCATGCTCACCGCGCCAACGGTGGCGGACATTTCCGTGGCCGACGTTCTCGCACAAATGGAAAAACTTGAATCGGAACAAACCAAGTGA
- a CDS encoding glycosyltransferase family 9 protein, with protein MTSPVTNTRPDAAPGSICIVRLSALGDVVMVAPLIKMIRREWPSTSITWIIGKAAHPAVASLERLGVEFVVIEKPRGIGDYLALRRQMKGRCFDALFCLQASWRANFIYPCIRARRKIGYGKGARDMHSLFVRESVPEPSAPPHIADRFLQFAEALGGNLNDADTKGPWGLEPPPDAQAWAQTALPAGRWLAVSPCSSKAERDWPAESYAEVINATWRAHGLPAVLLGGPSSRDRAMADAIREKLAPETRVIDLTGQTTVPQLLAALSRCAALLAPDTGAVHIARAFARPVVGLYAVAPASRTGPYRAAEFCVDKFAEAARLVHGRDPETLSRSARVHDPRAMKLITPQEVLRQIDRALAQV; from the coding sequence GTGACCTCCCCCGTAACCAACACCCGGCCAGATGCCGCGCCTGGCTCGATCTGCATCGTCCGGCTCTCGGCGCTGGGTGATGTCGTGATGGTCGCGCCGCTGATAAAAATGATCCGTCGCGAATGGCCATCGACGTCAATCACATGGATCATCGGCAAGGCTGCCCACCCCGCCGTGGCCTCACTGGAGCGATTGGGCGTCGAGTTTGTTGTCATCGAAAAACCGCGCGGCATCGGCGACTACCTCGCGCTTCGCAGGCAAATGAAGGGACGCTGTTTCGACGCGCTGTTTTGCCTGCAAGCGAGCTGGCGCGCCAATTTCATCTATCCCTGCATTCGCGCGCGCCGCAAAATCGGCTACGGCAAGGGCGCCAGGGACATGCACTCGCTCTTTGTTCGCGAAAGCGTGCCCGAACCGTCCGCGCCCCCGCATATCGCGGATCGCTTTTTGCAATTTGCCGAGGCGCTCGGCGGAAATCTCAACGACGCGGACACCAAAGGCCCGTGGGGATTGGAGCCACCGCCGGACGCTCAGGCATGGGCGCAAACCGCGCTCCCCGCCGGACGCTGGCTCGCCGTTTCGCCCTGCTCCAGCAAGGCCGAGCGCGACTGGCCCGCCGAATCCTACGCGGAAGTCATCAACGCCACATGGCGCGCGCACGGCCTGCCCGCGGTTTTGCTGGGCGGCCCCTCCTCGCGCGATCGCGCCATGGCGGACGCCATCCGCGAAAAACTCGCTCCCGAAACCCGCGTGATCGACCTAACCGGACAAACAACCGTGCCGCAACTGCTCGCGGCGCTCAGCCGTTGCGCCGCCCTGCTCGCCCCCGACACCGGCGCGGTTCATATCGCGCGCGCATTTGCCCGGCCTGTTGTCGGCCTGTATGCGGTGGCTCCCGCGAGCCGCACGGGACCGTATCGCGCCGCGGAGTTTTGCGTGGACAAATTCGCCGAGGCCGCGCGCCTCGTGCATGGTCGCGATCCCGAAACCTTGTCTCGAAGCGCGCGTGTCCACGACCCACGCGCCATGAAACTCATCACCCCGCAAGAAGTGCTGCGCCAAATCGACCGTGCGCTGGCGCAGGTTTGA